A single Ziziphus jujuba cultivar Dongzao chromosome 11, ASM3175591v1 DNA region contains:
- the LOC132800032 gene encoding E3 ubiquitin-protein ligase BOI-like, with amino-acid sequence MNSFATPPLTETRLPFYQSSSPVCLDPKHSLLNNSDSVLTCNNIPPSSAAPRKRQRDSMVMMRGKEIETGRAEMMLAIQQGITMKLKEKDDEIQRMGKLNWVLQERVRSLWVENQIWRDLAHTNEATANSLSSDLEQVLAHVGEDRRASAAGNDQAAVVEDDAKLSPNSLMAKS; translated from the exons ATGAATTCTTTTGCTACTCCGCCTTTGACTGAAACTCGCTTACCTTTCTATCAATCCTCCTCCCCTGTTTGCTTGGATCCGAAACATTCATTGCTGAACAATTCCGATAGCGTTCTCACCTGCAACAACATTCCTCCTTCTTCTGCTGCTCCTCGTAAACGCCAACGGGATTCGATGGTGATGATGAGGG GAAAAGAAATTGAAACTGGAAGAGCAGAGATGATGTTGGCGATTCAACAAGGGATCACCATGAAACTCAAAGAGAAAGACGATGAGATACAGAGGATGGGAAAGCTCAATTGGGTTCTCCAAGAGCGTGTCAGAAGTCTATGGGTTGAGAATCAGATTTGGAGGGATTTGGCTCACACCAACGAAGCCACGGCCAATTCTTTGAGCAGCGATTTAGAACAGGTTCTAGCCCACGTCGGAGAAGACCGCCGTGCTTCCGCCGCTGGCAACGACCAAGCTGCGGTTGTTGAGGATGATGCAAAGTTGTCACCCAATTCCTTGATGGCAAAGTCGTGA
- the LOC132800033 gene encoding uncharacterized protein LOC132800033 codes for MFALSQTHRPILLSLSLVSLAEAGPPDHVNNRSSSSSVHVRGLAGSLHLSEEQTRLGINVVTRIGSNFEGQTLGSDTVEGSEAIEIKIKTLDSQTYTLRVDKRVLGVLAQVKADKDSIEGLMQPVETADRLFQEIQMWL; via the exons ATGTTTG CTTTGTCCCAAACTCATCGTCccattctcctctctctctcgctGGTATCTCTCGCCGAAGCAGGTCCACCAGATCATGTCAACAATCGAAGCAGCTCTTCTTCAGTGCATGTTCGTGGCCTTGCCGGATCTCTGCATCTCTCCGAGGAACAAACACGGCTG GGAATTAACGTGGTCACAAGAATTGGAAGTAATTTTGAAGGCCAGACTCTTGGCAGTGATACAGTTGAAGGATCTGAAGCCATTGAGATTAAAATAAAGACATTGGATTCACAAACCTATACTTTGAGAGTGGATAAACGG gTGCTAGGTGTTTTAGCTCAAGTAAAGGCTGACAAAGACTCAATTGAGGGCTTGATGCAACCCGTTGAAACTGCTGATAGGTTATTCCAAGAAATTCAAATGTGGCTGTAA